In Deltaproteobacteria bacterium CG11_big_fil_rev_8_21_14_0_20_49_13, the sequence CGATGAAGATGCCGGCAAAAAGTATGGCAACCTCTTCTATCGGATGCCAGCTGAAGCGGTTATTGTTACGCGCCGTCCTGGAACCGAACGCCAGAGAAAGAACACCCATGAGGATCATAAGCCCTTCCCTTATGGGTGTCTCTGCAAAGACAGCCAGGATAACACCGGCAAGGAAGAGAAATCCCATCCTCCCGCGGATCTTTAGCGGCTTTACATGGGCCGCATCGTGCAGCAGCTCTTCTTTTGTCTCGTGTTTATAAACCCAGAGGTCCCACAGATAAAAGAGCGTGAGAAGAAAACCGATCGAAACAAGCCATACGGGGAAAAGTTTCAACGTCCAGAAAAACGGCACGCCGCGCAGGAAGCCAAGAAAGAGCGGCGGATCGCCAAGAGGCGTTAAAAGCCCGCCGCAGTTGCTGACCACTATGATAAAGAACAGGGGAACGTGAGTCGAGCTCTTGCGCTCCGAGTTGGTTACCAGAAGCGACCTTATGAGAAGCATGCTCGCGCCGGTGGTTCCTATGAAATTGGCAAGGACCGCACCTATTAAAAGGTAGGAAGTGTTGACAACGGGCGTTGCCTTAAGGTCGCCCGTTATCGATATGCCGCCTGCAATGATGAAAAGCGAACCCAAGAGGCAGATAAATGAGAAATATTCCATTAAAGAGTGAGTTAAAAGCAAAGGCTCGGTCA encodes:
- a CDS encoding sodium:proton antiporter; amino-acid sequence: MLPLWSTIPFICILLAIALVPLSFPKFWESNKNKAILSGLISLPALMFLLMTEPLLLTHSLMEYFSFICLLGSLFIIAGGISITGDLKATPVVNTSYLLIGAVLANFIGTTGASMLLIRSLLVTNSERKSSTHVPLFFIIVVSNCGGLLTPLGDPPLFLGFLRGVPFFWTLKLFPVWLVSIGFLLTLFYLWDLWVYKHETKEELLHDAAHVKPLKIRGRMGFLFLAGVILAVFAETPIREGLMILMGVLSLAFGSRTARNNNRFSWHPIEEVAILFAGIFIAMTPALEILHQRGASLGVSKPWEFFWMTGALSTFLDNAPTYLSFLSLGQSIPSGVTVAGVSEIVLKAISVGAVLMGANSYIGNGPNFMVKSISEHYGYKMPSFMGYVLRSTLILAPLYILITFLFFA